One window from the genome of Micromonospora aurantiaca ATCC 27029 encodes:
- a CDS encoding sugar transferase, producing MTSATLLTPATSSRPGGERPGKTTRAAERAYIRVLVVLDTAVLAVAILVGYLARFGDEEPTGSEIPYVVVAPALLLVWLVSLKAMRCYDDQVLGYGADEYRRVSAASMRLAGGIAIAGYIADVGVSRGFLAISFAVGTIGLEVARFAARKRLHRARDRGAGWSRKVLVVGDTAHVLELVHTLRREPYAGYQVVGACIPDALLAPVPQRLGDVPVVGSFRGIPEAATAIGADTVAVTASGELTATRLRRLGWQLEGTGVDLVVAPALTDVAGPRIHTRPVAGLPLIHVEAPEFRGARKLVKGFVDRSLSLIALLVLAPLLIVIALAIKIDSRGPVLFRQTRVGQGGEEFGVFKFRTMVVNADALLAELAARNETDGLMFKMRDDPRVTRVGRLLRKWSLDELPQLANVLLGQMSLVGPRPPLPSEVARYDGDVARRLLVKPGMTGLWQVSGRSDLSWEDGIRLDLYYVENWSLAADLTILWKTFGAVLNSRGAY from the coding sequence GTGACCTCGGCGACGCTGTTGACCCCTGCCACGTCGTCGCGACCCGGTGGTGAACGCCCCGGCAAGACGACACGAGCCGCGGAGCGGGCCTACATCCGGGTCCTGGTGGTGCTGGACACCGCCGTGCTCGCCGTGGCCATCCTGGTCGGTTACCTGGCCCGGTTCGGCGACGAGGAACCGACCGGGTCCGAGATCCCGTACGTGGTGGTCGCCCCGGCGCTCCTGCTGGTCTGGCTCGTCTCGCTCAAGGCGATGCGCTGCTACGACGACCAGGTGCTCGGCTACGGCGCCGACGAGTACCGCCGGGTCAGCGCGGCCAGCATGCGACTCGCCGGCGGCATCGCCATCGCCGGGTACATCGCCGACGTCGGCGTCTCCCGGGGTTTCCTGGCCATCTCCTTCGCGGTCGGCACGATCGGCCTGGAGGTGGCGCGGTTTGCGGCCCGCAAGCGGCTGCACCGGGCCCGCGACCGGGGCGCCGGCTGGTCCCGCAAGGTGCTCGTGGTGGGCGACACCGCGCACGTGCTGGAGCTGGTGCACACGCTGCGCCGGGAGCCGTACGCCGGCTACCAGGTGGTCGGCGCGTGCATCCCGGACGCGCTGCTCGCCCCGGTGCCGCAGCGGCTGGGCGACGTGCCGGTGGTTGGCAGCTTCCGGGGCATCCCGGAGGCCGCCACCGCGATCGGCGCCGACACGGTGGCGGTCACCGCCTCGGGCGAGCTGACCGCGACCCGGTTGCGCCGCCTCGGCTGGCAGCTGGAGGGCACCGGCGTCGACCTGGTGGTGGCGCCGGCGCTCACCGACGTGGCCGGCCCCCGCATCCACACCCGTCCGGTCGCCGGCCTGCCGCTGATCCACGTCGAGGCGCCCGAGTTCCGCGGCGCCCGCAAGCTGGTCAAGGGCTTCGTCGACCGGTCCCTCTCGCTGATCGCCCTGCTCGTCCTGGCGCCGCTGCTGATCGTGATCGCGCTGGCTATCAAGATCGACAGCCGCGGCCCGGTGCTGTTCCGGCAGACCCGGGTCGGCCAGGGCGGCGAGGAGTTCGGCGTCTTCAAGTTCCGCACCATGGTGGTCAACGCCGACGCCCTGCTCGCCGAGCTGGCCGCGCGCAACGAGACCGACGGCCTGATGTTCAAGATGCGCGACGACCCGCGCGTCACCCGGGTCGGCCGGCTGCTGCGCAAGTGGTCGCTGGACGAGCTGCCCCAGCTCGCCAACGTGCTGCTCGGCCAGATGAGCCTGGTCGGTCCGCGCCCGCCGCTGCCGTCCGAGGTTGCCCGCTACGACGGCGACGTGGCACGCCGGCTGCTGGTCAAGCCCGGCATGACCGGCCTCTGGCAGGTCAGCGGCCGGTCGGACCTGAGCTGGGAGGACGGCATCCGGCTGGACCTCTACTACGTGGAGAACTGGTCGCTGGCCGCGGACCTGACCATCCTCTGGAAGACGTTCGGCGCGGTGCTCAACAGCCGCGGCGCGTACTGA